In Arvicanthis niloticus isolate mArvNil1 chromosome 11, mArvNil1.pat.X, whole genome shotgun sequence, the genomic window catggGTTGTTCAGCCTGCTTAGTTATAGAACACcagaccaccatcccagggacaGCATGccacacagtgggctgggccctccccattgATCACTGAGAAAATAGCTTATAGCTGACTATTCTAGAGGTACTTCCTTCactgaggctccttcttctctgatgactctaccttgtgtcaaactgacacatAAGCCAGCCAGCACATAGGTAgacatatatatgaatgcaatTACAACTTAACAGTCCTTGACATAGAGAAGGCCTGCAGGCAGACAAAGGTGAAGTGAATGCCACTCCCCAAACCTACTACTTAAAAAGAGGAATGAATCTGCTTTAGAGTTCTTTACATTCTATACTTGGGGTTTCCTGAGAGCACGTTTCCCATTAACCCCAATCCCATTGAGCCAACCCTGTCTAAGACAGAGCTTTCCATTTCTCAGCTGGTTTTGACCAGATGTTTCACTTATTCCGTTTCCCTCTCCTGCCATCTTAGCCCTCAATGCTCCCTTTCTAGAATCTATACCTGAGGTGAAGTCCTTCAGTTCCTCCAGAGACAGTCTCCACTCTGTCATAGATGACTGAAGGGACATTAGGAGACACTTTGGGGCACTCATATTTGTCTGCAAATGCGCTTCACAAGCACACTGAATTTATTGAAATACATTGAAAACTCTATACTTTTAATAATATATtcttacatacatttatttttcttctatgctGTTTGAACCTATGAAACAAGATCAAAAACTAGCCTGCctggttttgacttttttttttctaatactaaaacatttaaaagatataTGCTTGAACTGTgaatggtagtgcatgcctgtcatcAAGCTGTTCAGAGCCAGAGGAAGGAAGATCCGAAATTCAAAGCTAGTCCTGGCTACAGAGCAAGTCTgatgccagtctgggctacataaaccttgttttaaaatgtattacataCTTAACTTCACTACTTAGATCAATGAATTTACCTTCTCTACGAATACTTTCAGAAGGAAATATATTTATCTAGTGACATATTTACTCAACTTTGCTGGGTGAACATAATTTGAGTCATTATACACACCAGCCTCAAGCCCCATGGCTGCTGTTACTGTAATCATGGCTCAGAGCATTTACCAGGACACACAGGAGCAGTCAGCGTCTGTGACGTCTGCTCCCAGGTTGTTTTCAGGTCTATCATGCTTCCATGCACTTTTCTAAGAAATGCTTTTGTGTTGACTTTAGATACTCCAGTTTTTGTTTACCAACTCAGGAATTGTGTTGAGAGGAATCAGAGCCAATTAATTCATTGTCTTTATACCCAACATCTAAAAGCTAAGGGTGCCAATGCTTCAAGCATAGGCTTCACAGAAACTAACTTGATTCTGAGTCTGTGGCCATGGGTGAACATGCTCTAGAGCAGCAGTCCTCAATGTGTGCGTCTCAACCAATCTGGAAGTTGAATAACCCTCTCACAGGGGTCGCCTATCAGACCCCCTGTATACCAGGTATACAGGGATTCccaatagtagcaaaattagttatgacgTAGCAActtaaatgattttatggttgggggtcaccacaacacgaagAACTGTTAAAGGGGCGTGGCATTAGGTAGGTTGAGAACGCTAAAGTCTAGAGCAATCTGCTGAAATTACTCCCCAGGGAAGATTTAATGCAACTTTTACAGGTTTTGGATCACTTGAATTTACTGTTTGTAAATTCTCGGAtcctttaaaatacaaaatggcACATTTTAAATCTTTCAGAGATATTGTCAAAGAGGCAACttcaaagcatggcttctaacaCTGAAGTCTCTGACAAACCCAAGTCTTACCCTAATACTTCCAGGAAGTGTAGAAGCGTGagtttatgtcatttttatttccccCATTAATTACTTCCCCTTAAATTGTCTTTTAACCTTCTAGACCATAATCTGCTTTTGGTGGCCATGCCAAACCAACTGGAGAGAGAAATTCTCATGACTCTATACTATACCCAGCCTTCAGACTTCCAATTAATAACATTTATTAAGCACTTCCCATGACTCCAGCATTAAGGTCCTTCTCAACCTTTATAGTATTCCACTAGCTTCTGAAGCGCATTTGCTGTTGGAGGATGCCGAGGCACAAAGCTTATTTACCCAGTGCCTTAGGACATGAAACTGGATATGGTAACTCTCTCCCAGGCTGTTCCCTTTGCTCCCTCCACCTACTGACAGGCAATTGGGTATGAGGTAATGCAGTCCACACAGAATGTGCATCTGCCCTTGCTGCAGGTTGCTGATACTCCATCCCAGTCCTATAGATTGCAATGAGAATTCTCCCCTGCCCTTGTCGGCCAAAagtctgcagtgctgccattcaTGGGGCACTTTCTTTCACAATATGAAGGAAAGAGAACTTAAGACCGTTTATCATCACCCCAACGGTATTTAGGGGCCAGGACTCAGAAGACCGATTTTGAATGTACCCTTTAAAGGATATTGCAGGCAAACTGGGTTTGGTTTGAAGAACCATTCTAGAGACTAAGGAACTGACAAGTCACAAGACAGAACACAATACAAACCTTGAGACTTCCAGCTGAAGTTTGCAAAATGTCAAGGTttatcaaattttaaattaagatagTTTCTGATTCCCATGCATAGTCTCATTTTGAAAACTTCCAGTATCATTAGAAAAGCCAGACACTATatgcttaaaatttatttacagtTAATAAGTTAAAAAGCAACACACAACCAAAGTGTAAATCTCATTCTCATATGCACATTAAACTGTCCAGGGAAACACTTCAGTTCCATTACAAACAATTGTGTTCTAATGCACTTAAGACAACAGTTTATCAAAAAATATCTGAACACACCAATAAAGGaaatgttatgtatgtatgttcattaaAAATCACCGATTTAAAGAATACCATAACAAcccttaaaacaacaaaaacctttaagttcaaaattgtgatttttttgtattcaaatatcttaaaagtttttttataaagttttttgAAAAATAGTAGTATTATGTACACATGGCAAATCAATAGGTATGAGCTACCAGCTTAAGTTACACTTGTCCATAGAATACTGGAACAGACAAAATAAATAGGCACCACAACAGCAACACTGCACTATCAAACAAAGGAAGCTTGCCCTCAGCTATCGCCAGGTCATTGGCTTAGCAAAGTAAAAGTAAGTTGCTGGGTGATGGGGAGGAGGATGTCTAACAAGGTTACCTTGAGGTGCCAGTCACCACAAGTGGGAACTCAAAAGtcaagaactaaaaaaaaaaaaagctgagcaagGTGACGCATTCCCTCCCAGGTGACCTCTCTACTTGTGCCATCAGAGATGAGAGAGGGCAAAATAACAAATGGGACGTCTTGAAAAAACTACCCACAAATGAAGCTAGTGTATCTTTCTAGTACAAAATCCAGATGCTTCATCTTAAAGGCCACAATGTCAAGTTTCTTTCCACATCCTGTCCAAAGGTACCCAGGAAAAATTCCACTTTCTTATAATAGACTCATCAGCTACATCAGATGTGTCTTCATATGTTCAAAGTTGCAACATGGGTTTTGCTGCAGAAAAACTTGGCAAAATAAAGGTTATATTTTTGAGCTGTATCAAACTCAACATGGGAAACCAAATCCAAACTTTAGTCAGTCAGACCAATAAACCAAAGAAGCATTTATGCATACCGCCAACTGCACTAAAGTACCAAGGCATGAGAGAAACAAATGTCAAAATATCTCAGTAAAAATAAACGTATGGTGTAACTGGTTACCTGTCCATTGTGGGCTGAGGTAAATTTTTACCCTCAGCCATGTCTAATTTCAGAATCCTCTGGGAAGTATCTAGATAAATCCCATGTTGAAATTACATTCTAATATGGCCATTGGATTTATTTCTTGTTATAAAACTATATACATGTGGAGTGGTACAAATGCATTTTCATCAGGTGCTACTTAGCTATAAAAGTTAACAATATATCTTTTGGGAAGAAAAGCCTATGTCTCTGAAATACATTTGGCAATGGAAGCTAATAACCAAGactgtctcagcttcccatgaCACAACTCTATCACTCTCCCTCTCATGGTGACCCACTTTCATGTACTCAAGTAACAGTATTTGTAACAATGTATTATCATTGAGTGGTGAATAAAAGGCTGAGGCTTGTGGGAAACTGGCATAaagtcatatatgtgtgtatatatgtatatgtgtgtgtttacaaaacaaaaacactaaaattaAGGTCACAACTCTTTTCATGAactattaaaaacttaaaaaaacttaATTCAGAAAGCTATGCCATTGAATTCTAGGAACACAAGAGTCAAAACTGCAACTCTCATTATTCTAAGAAACTGTCAAGAGAGATAAACCGTAGCGTTAAGGGCTTAATAAGTTCCAGCCCTGTATGAATGTCCCATGGCAGAACACTTAAATCCGAAATAACAGTGGTAGAAAAACACTATTTGACCCTTTAGGTATTGCAGAAAAAGCTGGCTGTGGCACCACTGGCTAAAAAAAACCATCAAGTCTTGCTGCCACCAATGACCAAAGGCACTTGGATAATCAAGAACTCTACTCTGGGCCATATGGTATACATGCTATTATAAAAGTGTACAAGAAGGGTCAGTACTGTGTGGCTCGATGTTTTGATTCCTGTGGCCTTCAGCTATCAAAGATTGCAAACACAATTATgaatgggaagaagagaaaaagaaaactcatagGACAAAACGTCAACCAATTGTCATGGTTTTCAGAAATACAATGAGTATTAGTTTAGGCATTTCTTGTTATCCAACAACAAAGAATTAAGATCTACTTTTCTGCCAAACAATATGGTACCAAGAAATGCCCCTGCCCCTCCCTATAGATCATTCACAGTTCTGGGAATTCTAAAGGGTATTCTGTTTATTCACAATGACCACACGTATTGATCTCTCCTAAGCAAGTTCCATCTTAATTCTCTTCCCATTAACAATCTTGAATTTTATGTTAGACCAAGACGTGAGGCCAAATCACCTCCAACTGGATTCCAGTCATTCTTGTAGCCAACATATTCTTCAaaatttattcaatttttatcACAAGCCATGTGGTTCAAAACACttcaattttattcaattaaaatgaatagAGTAAGTCAACTTTTcttaaacaaaacttttaaagaatattCTGCCATTTTACTTAGGAGCtcagtaaatataaatattaaatttcaatataaaactttatatataaaCACCGTAACCTTTTTTTTAACTTGTACTTTGCATCTCTTGGCAATCACTGAGCTCATGAAATTCAAAGCCATACAAATCCTTACATTAACAGTCATAAGCGTGAAACTCTTAAAACACGACCTTGATCAAAGCTTTGGAAtccattaaaaattagaaaacgaGTGGGCTTCAGAATACCCTGAGCGTACACCAGCACTTCACCAGGAAACACAGTCGATCTTCTGTCCAGAAAGTGGGGCTGACagtcaaacagaaacagaaggggaCTAGGGAGCAAGTAAATTTCTGGCTTTATTACACAAGCACAAAACAAATTCCTTTGGAGAAAAAAACTTGTAAAAGTCTTCGGAGGGCTTCCAGACCGGTGAGGTAGAGTCCGAGAGGGAGAAAATGCACGTGTCCCTCCAGGTTCTGGAGACGTCTCCATCCGGGTTGGGAAGCAAAGGGACTTCTGTCTCGGGTCCGGCCGTCCCGTCTGGCCGCAGGCGTGGGGGCCGCACCTGTCCCGATCCCGGACCGCGGCGCCGCACCGCATCCAGGGGCCTTGTTCGCGCATAAAGTGCACCAAAGGGGGCCGGTTCTGTAAACATTCGACTGCCATTAATTAGTCCGTTCCAGCGCGCTGAAGCTTCCTCGGGCGGCGGCCGGCAGGAGGCGCCGCAGCGTGCATCACACCCGGGGCACCGGGAAGCGGCGCAGCCTCACCACCGGGTCCAGGTCCACTCGCAGCACTTGGCGCGCCCTGCGCCGCGCCACCGCCAGGCTGCGCTCGCCCCACACGTCGTCGCCGACGCGGATGGTGGGGAAGCTGGTCAGCGTCGGGGTGGCCGCCCTCCAGATCTCCTCCAGGGTGCGGCCCCCAAAGCAGGACTCGGGAGGCCCCGGCTCCGCAGCGGCGGGGCGCGGCCTGCGGGTGCCCGCGGCGGCCCGAGCTCCACGGCGCCTCCTCCTGGGCGTTGTGCGCGGGCGAGGCCGGCGCGCGGGGCGGCTGTCGGGCGCCGGGGGGTCGGGCACCAGTGCCCGGCACGAGGAGTAGCCGTAGACGTCCTTGCTGCGCAGGATGTGCGGGGAGAACTGGTGCTTGAGGCTGCAGAGGAAGCTCCAGAGCTCCGCTTCCGAGCTCATGAACTCCGTGCTGCTGGGCATGAAGAGCTTGAAGGCGTCGCCCAGCGCCTCCGTGCTGCCGGCCAGCGACAGTTGCGAGCGCGAGTACACTACCTTCTCCTCCAGCGCCTCCAGCCCGGCCCCTCCTTCCGCTCCGTAGCCGCCGCCCCAGGCGGCCcggggccgccgccgccgcctcttCACGCCGCGTCGCATCGGAGGCTGCTCGGGGCCGCCCGCCGTCCCCGTCCGCGCCGGCTCAGCGGCGCTCGCTTGTGCTGGCTCCTTCCGCCCGGCGCCGCTCGCTACTTTTCTCGCCTTGCCGCCCCTCCCCCTCGGGGCGGAGGACGCTTTGGATGTCCTGTGGCCCGGCTAAAGATGGCGGCGGCAGCGGGCACCCACCCCGGGGCTTTGTCATTGGACGGCGCCCGCCCCCTcccctggcttctctttcttctcttctcttgcctCCTTTCACCCTCAGCCTTTCTTTAAATGGGCCCGCCTTAGTCCCCGCCTACCGCGGCCTCGGCTCCTCCCATTGGGTGCTCTCCGAATGAGGGGCGGGGACTGCTGAGGGAAAGGCCAGTTCCTGGAACATGGTGCCTGTGGTGGGTGATGGTGATGGCCCTGGAAGGCCAGTCAACCATTGGGTGGGTCCATGAGGGTTGCCCTGTCAAGagaagtaggtgggtgggtgtaAGCTCCAGGTTTGGGAGTGTCGTGGGTGATAGTGTGCAGCTGTGGGTTGAGCTGGGGAAGTCTACCAGTCTGAATAATGAGACAGAACCCAAAGACTTGATAGTTTAACAGCTAAGAGAGTTGGGTCTAAAACGAGAGGGGAATGCGCATTTCACAAATCCCTTCTAAATTCCCAAATCCTGCTTTGGCATCTTCGTAGGCTTTGCCTCTCCTGACCCCACCTTTCAAGAAAACTAAACATTCAGGCATTGATGACAGCTTCCTTCTGGGCAATGGAACCATCTTGGCACACTTAGGAGATACTGGTCATTGGGAAAGAAAAGACTTAATACTGTATGAACTAAAAAGTCTGCTCAAGTTGGGCAAACAGCAATGGCAGCAAAGCCATTCTGCTGAAAGAAAATACTTGTTTTTAAATCGGAGTGCTTTCCACATTTCAGTTGGTATTAAATTGCCCATTTGCAGCACCGTCTCTATCCTTAATGTAGTATTTCACATAATCAATAAGATTCTTTGAGAAGAATACATCCTTAAGAATGAATTACCTTTTGTATTTGGGAAGACAGTAGTAGACATTCATTTTGTCGATTTCGATTTCTCTATTCACACTCAACTCGCTGCCTATTCACATAATAGGCGCTGAATGCATACCAAATGAATGTATGAAATAGCACTGACTGTTTGAAATGGAGTGCAGCACTGAAATTGCTTAGAACTAGGTAattatatattttgcatttatattccAATTTTCTTTGAAGTCCTTTAAACTTCATTATTCCtcgtgctggggatcaaacccagagcctcacacatacaaagacaccaCCCTACTACTGAGCAATACCCTCCAGCCCATAAGATTTCTGCAAAATgtttaaggtttttaaaaaatatatgtcttggtgctagaattttttttcagtaagcaTCTTATTTTGCAGCACACAATGAGTGCAGTGCCAAATT contains:
- the Ccdc71l gene encoding coiled-coil domain-containing protein 71L — encoded protein: MRRGVKRRRRRPRAAWGGGYGAEGGAGLEALEEKVVYSRSQLSLAGSTEALGDAFKLFMPSSTEFMSSEAELWSFLCSLKHQFSPHILRSKDVYGYSSCRALVPDPPAPDSRPARRPRPRTTPRRRRRGARAAAGTRRPRPAAAEPGPPESCFGGRTLEEIWRAATPTLTSFPTIRVGDDVWGERSLAVARRRARQVLRVDLDPVVRLRRFPVPRV